A stretch of Bacillota bacterium DNA encodes these proteins:
- the rpsJ gene encoding 30S ribosomal protein S10: MAKQKIRIRLKAFDHKVLDSSAEKIVDTARRTGAGVSGPVPLPTERHVVTVLRSTHIHKDSREQFEMRTHKRLIDILDPTPKTVDALMRLDLPAGVDIEIKL; encoded by the coding sequence GTGGCTAAGCAGAAGATTAGAATTCGTCTGAAGGCCTTTGATCACAAGGTCTTGGATAGCTCAGCGGAGAAGATTGTGGACACCGCCCGTCGTACGGGCGCGGGGGTGTCGGGTCCAGTACCGTTGCCCACGGAGCGTCATGTGGTGACGGTACTGAGATCCACCCATATTCACAAGGATTCCCGAGAACAGTTCGAGATGAGAACGCACAAACGACTGATCGATATCCTCGATCCAACACCGAAGACAGTCGACGCGCTGATGCGTTTGGATCTGCCAGCGGGTGTCGATATTGAGATCAAGCTGTAA
- the rplC gene encoding 50S ribosomal protein L3 has protein sequence MAIGLVGRKLGMTQVFDENGRMIPVTVLEAGPCVVVQKKTQERDGYTAVQLGFGEEKRPNKPLAGHFKKAGVGACKYLREFRVEPEELEKYEVGATVTVEIFEPGQLVDVVGRSKGKGFAGAIKRHGFGRGPSAHGSKYHRRVGSLGATGIPRVFKGRKLPGRMGNERVTVKNLEVVRVDQERNLLLVKGAVPGVRGAMVLIKAS, from the coding sequence ATGGCGATTGGATTAGTGGGTCGCAAGCTGGGTATGACCCAGGTCTTCGATGAGAACGGTCGGATGATTCCGGTGACGGTGCTCGAGGCCGGTCCCTGTGTGGTGGTACAGAAGAAGACCCAGGAACGGGACGGCTATACCGCAGTTCAGCTGGGTTTTGGAGAGGAAAAGCGACCAAACAAGCCCCTTGCTGGTCACTTTAAGAAGGCCGGTGTGGGTGCCTGTAAATACCTGCGGGAATTTAGAGTCGAGCCGGAGGAACTGGAAAAGTACGAAGTGGGTGCAACGGTGACCGTAGAGATCTTCGAACCGGGCCAACTGGTTGACGTCGTGGGTCGGTCGAAGGGGAAGGGCTTTGCCGGCGCAATCAAGCGTCACGGATTTGGCCGCGGCCCCTCAGCCCATGGCTCAAAATACCACCGGCGGGTAGGATCCCTAGGTGCCACCGGTATACCTAGAGTTTTCAAAGGACGCAAACTTCCCGGACGAATGGGTAATGAGCGGGTAACCGTCAAGAACCTTGAGGTCGTCAGGGTCGATCAAGAACGGAACTTGCTGTTGGTCAAGGGGGCCGTGCCCGGTGTGCGGGGTGCTATGGTCCTGATCAAAGCAAGTTAG